Proteins encoded in a region of the Stieleria neptunia genome:
- a CDS encoding UTP--glucose-1-phosphate uridylyltransferase — translation MSNRLIDIIRSEDDSLRHRSLESVVADADTPQLLEHCRQLDAYRRTEDNLYCRVRALFFLSSIHRYHLPDRLEGCLADSAARRADGLIPFSGYEHLLSRRFGEAIDEFLQTQETSGPSDAISSALAQAYHQLGFQTLADQVRKSVRTVRGNQWMFRLGHPIDHPLRLRRELLDGDEQHGVMPLLCETTAVRMDLSHSAWSDIFFLGMDYPEGARVLNISVDLGVRGRDDHPSPPIETYLRVIDEPVFRLASVDLAATADVTTIGEMFDFARDYLGLLKAAVIAAGIVPPGLEGCGRPISELLTQLVGPGKGLELVSKINDIPKGSRLAVSTNLLGSLISILMRATGQIESLTGGLTEPERRLVAARAILGEWIGGSGGGWQDSGGVWPGIKLICGTDAAEGDPEHGVSRGRLMPVHEVFDRKRASERTRQKLQDSLVLVHGGMAQNVGPILEMVTERYLLRSEAEWIARGEAMSILDEVVAAIESGDIRKIGQATTRNFQGPLQTIIPWATNRFTDRLIDACRDQYGDQFWGFVMLGGMSGGGMGFLFDPSIKAEASDWLQSKMIEVKTELQTALPFAMDPVVYDFSINDHGTWAELRTGGDAIMPDRYYQLVLPGLLRTAPRDLSPNRRSELQSIARRCAEGQIATTASSKLLQSVLPHDESKQRSGASLHDLLHSIGFDAEQHEQIRADLKNGRIGLSQNRLSPSTTIRDVAPEHVTDVRQGCSAKDIQAGKQAIADGQVAVVTLAAGVGSRWTEGAGVCKALHPFNRFAGRHRSFLEVHLAKTRATTRALGGRIPHVFTTSYLTDAPIRQHLQQNDDFGFDWGVEVSTGKSVGLRMVPTVRDLHFLWQETASQVLDQQQQKVRESVRAALMNWAKATGEASDYTDNVPNQCLHPVGHWYEVPNLLRNGMLHQLLQDQPSLRYLLLHNIDTLGANVDPGLLGMHMRSGAELSFEVIPRRLEDRGGGLALVGGRPRLVEGLAMPDERVEFDLSYYNSMTTWIDLDKLLHTFGLTRADLVNQSKVDAAVRQLAKRLPTYVTLKDVKKRWGHAQEDIYPVAQFEKLWGDMTALPEVECRFLVVPKRRGQQLKEQAQLDPWKRDGSADAIDALCDWSD, via the coding sequence ATGAGCAATCGATTGATTGACATCATTCGGTCGGAAGACGATTCGCTTCGGCACCGTTCCCTGGAATCGGTCGTCGCCGACGCGGACACGCCACAACTGCTCGAGCATTGCCGACAGTTGGACGCCTACCGACGGACCGAAGACAACCTTTACTGTCGCGTCCGCGCCCTGTTCTTTCTCTCGTCGATCCACCGATACCATCTGCCGGATCGACTCGAAGGGTGCCTTGCCGATTCGGCCGCACGACGCGCCGACGGCCTGATTCCCTTTAGCGGTTACGAGCATCTGCTGTCGCGTCGCTTCGGCGAGGCGATCGATGAGTTTCTTCAGACCCAAGAAACATCCGGGCCCAGCGATGCGATCTCCAGCGCGTTGGCCCAAGCATATCACCAGCTGGGTTTTCAAACGCTGGCCGACCAAGTCCGCAAGAGCGTCCGCACGGTCCGCGGCAATCAGTGGATGTTTCGACTGGGGCACCCCATCGACCATCCGCTGCGGCTGCGGCGTGAATTGCTCGACGGCGATGAACAACACGGTGTGATGCCGTTGCTGTGTGAAACGACCGCAGTCCGCATGGACCTTTCCCACAGCGCCTGGAGCGACATTTTCTTTTTGGGGATGGATTACCCCGAAGGCGCGCGGGTGTTGAACATTTCGGTCGACCTGGGTGTGCGTGGTCGCGACGATCATCCCAGCCCGCCGATTGAAACCTACCTGCGGGTGATCGACGAGCCGGTGTTTCGATTGGCCAGCGTCGACTTGGCGGCAACCGCCGACGTCACGACGATCGGCGAGATGTTTGATTTTGCCCGCGATTATTTAGGCTTGTTGAAAGCGGCTGTGATCGCTGCCGGCATCGTCCCGCCGGGGCTGGAAGGCTGCGGTCGACCGATCAGCGAATTGTTGACCCAACTGGTCGGCCCCGGCAAAGGTCTGGAATTGGTCTCCAAGATCAACGACATCCCCAAGGGCTCGCGGCTGGCCGTGTCGACTAACCTGCTCGGTTCGCTGATCTCGATTCTGATGCGCGCGACCGGACAGATCGAATCCCTGACCGGCGGATTGACCGAACCGGAGCGGCGATTGGTGGCCGCCCGGGCGATCCTGGGTGAATGGATCGGCGGCAGCGGAGGCGGCTGGCAGGATTCCGGAGGGGTCTGGCCGGGCATCAAACTGATTTGTGGAACCGATGCCGCCGAGGGTGACCCCGAGCACGGCGTCAGCCGCGGGCGATTGATGCCGGTCCATGAGGTCTTTGATCGCAAACGGGCGAGCGAGCGAACCCGCCAGAAATTGCAGGACTCGCTCGTCTTGGTGCACGGCGGCATGGCGCAAAACGTCGGACCGATCTTGGAAATGGTGACCGAGCGTTACCTGCTCCGCAGTGAAGCGGAATGGATCGCCCGCGGAGAAGCGATGTCGATTCTCGATGAGGTCGTCGCGGCGATCGAGTCCGGGGACATTCGCAAGATCGGCCAAGCCACGACTCGTAATTTCCAAGGCCCGCTGCAAACCATCATTCCCTGGGCCACCAATCGATTCACCGATCGACTGATCGACGCCTGTCGTGACCAATACGGCGACCAGTTCTGGGGCTTTGTGATGTTGGGCGGGATGTCCGGCGGTGGCATGGGGTTCCTGTTCGATCCGTCGATCAAAGCGGAGGCGAGCGATTGGCTGCAATCCAAAATGATCGAGGTCAAGACCGAGCTGCAGACCGCGTTGCCGTTCGCCATGGACCCGGTCGTTTATGATTTTTCGATCAACGACCACGGCACCTGGGCGGAACTGCGAACCGGCGGCGATGCGATCATGCCCGATCGCTACTACCAATTGGTCTTGCCCGGTTTGCTGCGAACCGCGCCCCGGGATTTGTCCCCCAACCGGCGCTCGGAACTGCAGTCGATCGCGCGGCGCTGCGCCGAGGGACAGATCGCGACGACCGCCTCGTCGAAACTGTTGCAAAGCGTCCTCCCCCACGACGAATCCAAGCAGCGTTCCGGCGCCTCCTTGCATGATCTGTTGCACTCCATCGGGTTCGACGCCGAACAACACGAACAAATCCGTGCCGACCTAAAGAACGGTCGAATCGGATTGTCGCAAAACCGGCTTTCACCGAGCACGACGATTCGCGATGTCGCCCCGGAACATGTCACCGACGTCCGCCAAGGCTGCTCGGCGAAAGACATTCAGGCAGGAAAGCAGGCGATCGCCGACGGACAAGTCGCGGTCGTGACACTGGCTGCGGGCGTGGGAAGCCGCTGGACCGAAGGCGCCGGCGTTTGCAAGGCGCTGCACCCCTTCAACCGGTTTGCCGGCCGTCACCGAAGTTTTCTGGAGGTCCACCTGGCAAAGACGCGTGCGACCACACGCGCGCTCGGCGGACGGATTCCACACGTGTTCACGACCAGCTACTTGACCGACGCCCCGATTCGACAACACCTGCAACAGAACGATGATTTCGGATTCGATTGGGGTGTCGAAGTTTCCACCGGCAAGAGTGTCGGATTGCGAATGGTACCGACCGTCCGCGATTTGCATTTTCTGTGGCAGGAAACGGCCAGCCAGGTCTTGGATCAGCAACAGCAAAAGGTGCGCGAGAGTGTTCGCGCGGCGCTGATGAATTGGGCCAAAGCGACTGGCGAAGCGAGTGACTATACCGACAACGTCCCCAACCAGTGCCTGCATCCGGTCGGTCATTGGTACGAAGTACCCAACCTGCTGCGCAACGGAATGCTGCATCAATTGCTGCAAGACCAACCGTCGCTTCGCTACCTGTTGCTTCACAACATCGACACGCTGGGTGCGAACGTCGACCCCGGCCTGTTGGGGATGCATATGCGGAGCGGCGCGGAACTGAGTTTCGAAGTCATCCCCCGTCGCTTGGAAGATCGTGGCGGCGGACTGGCGCTGGTCGGCGGCCGGCCCCGATTGGTCGAAGGACTCGCGATGCCGGACGAACGCGTCGAATTCGATCTCTCGTATTACAATTCGATGACCACCTGGATCGATCTGGACAAGCTGCTGCACACGTTCGGACTGACGCGGGCGGATCTGGTCAATCAATCCAAGGTCGATGCGGCGGTTCGTCAGTTGGCAAAACGATTGCCCACCTACGTCACGCTGAAGGACGTCAAAAAACGCTGGGGCCATGCTCAAGAAGACATCTACCCGGTGGCCCAGTTCGAAAAACTGTGGGGCGACATGACGGCGCTGCCGGAAGTGGAGTGTCGCTTCCTGGTCGTCCCCAAGCGTCGCGGACAACAGCTCAAGGAGCAGGCTCAATTGGATCCCTGGAAACGCGATGGTTCGGCCGACGCGATCGATGCGTTGTGCGATTGGAGCGATTGA
- a CDS encoding universal stress protein, producing MHNVLLAIDGSTPSIEAAKLLAHLPHPDSLDLTVLSVVQRPFIHSSYATGELLEKAFERDKAFANESFRQVAEMFDGANVKIKHVMREGPIGESIVELAGSLKRDLVVVGAKGHSQITRLLLGSVSDHVATHSPCSTLVVRPTGLHDTARPIRVCLAYESSESAVSALEEIAEVPWKTGTDFHLLTVETYLSDFIGQRIADEGIEISSHYLEGLADAKARLADVAPHAKTHLVQGDHVGESIVTFAEDNAIDLLIVGETPRSAVNRFLLGSTSRYVLRHAPCSVWVTRNRAVQTSGS from the coding sequence ATGCACAACGTCCTACTTGCCATCGACGGATCGACCCCTTCGATCGAAGCCGCCAAACTGCTCGCCCACCTTCCCCATCCGGACAGCTTGGACCTGACGGTGTTGAGTGTGGTGCAGCGTCCTTTCATCCACAGCAGCTACGCGACGGGCGAGTTGCTGGAGAAGGCGTTTGAGCGCGACAAAGCCTTTGCCAACGAGTCGTTCCGGCAGGTGGCGGAGATGTTCGACGGGGCCAACGTCAAGATCAAGCACGTGATGCGCGAAGGTCCGATCGGTGAATCCATCGTCGAGCTGGCCGGATCGCTAAAGCGGGACTTGGTGGTCGTCGGTGCCAAGGGGCATTCGCAAATCACGCGTTTGTTGCTCGGCAGCGTCAGCGATCACGTCGCGACCCACTCGCCCTGCAGCACGTTGGTGGTCCGCCCCACCGGGCTGCATGACACCGCGCGTCCGATCCGAGTCTGCTTGGCGTATGAGAGCAGCGAATCGGCGGTCTCGGCGCTGGAAGAAATCGCGGAAGTCCCTTGGAAGACGGGAACCGATTTCCATCTGCTGACGGTCGAAACGTATCTTTCGGATTTCATCGGTCAACGCATCGCAGACGAAGGCATTGAGATTTCGTCGCACTACCTGGAGGGTCTCGCCGACGCCAAAGCGCGACTGGCTGACGTGGCACCACACGCCAAAACGCACTTGGTCCAAGGCGATCACGTGGGCGAAAGCATCGTCACGTTCGCCGAAGACAACGCCATCGACTTGCTGATTGTTGGCGAGACGCCGCGGAGCGCCGTCAATCGATTCCTGTTGGGCAGCACGTCGCGGTATGTCTTGCGTCACGCACCTTGCAGCGTCTGGGTCACGCGCAATCGGGCGGTCCAAACCAGTGGCTCTTAA
- a CDS encoding universal stress protein, with translation MKVLLATDCSQQAAAAAEFLHSLKFTEPMSLTIITALGDPYGSSPESTQHWFPELLRQERARAETHQADLAKRLRERCTRIDTICRPGHPVKVVLGEAKDLDCDLIVIGARGHSFFGRLLIGSVSDSIATHAKCSVLVVRPPDEADSKRDADSAHVNRILIGYDSSKASREAVEEILALDWDAQTEVELLSVAPIYDYLLGNGLSTAAIANEEEIFKEMKQGGDQMKDRLIDKLPHTKSVIIHDQRVGDAIADLAEKSDSDLVVVGDSGHSLLDDFLLGSTTKYVLRHAPCSVWISRHHRTNSGQDTGATDTGATDTGATNVEAVSNEASE, from the coding sequence ATGAAAGTCTTGCTAGCGACCGATTGTTCTCAACAGGCGGCAGCGGCCGCGGAATTTCTGCACTCGCTGAAATTCACCGAGCCGATGAGCTTGACAATCATCACCGCTCTGGGCGACCCCTACGGGTCAAGCCCCGAGTCGACACAGCATTGGTTCCCCGAACTGCTGCGACAGGAACGCGCTCGAGCGGAAACCCACCAAGCCGACTTGGCCAAGCGATTGCGGGAGCGTTGCACGCGCATCGATACGATTTGTCGTCCGGGACATCCGGTCAAAGTCGTCCTGGGCGAAGCCAAGGATCTGGATTGTGATCTGATCGTCATCGGGGCCCGCGGCCACTCGTTCTTCGGACGCTTGTTGATCGGCAGCGTTTCGGACAGCATCGCCACGCACGCCAAGTGCTCGGTCTTGGTGGTCCGTCCGCCGGACGAGGCGGATTCCAAACGCGACGCCGATTCGGCCCACGTCAACCGAATCCTGATCGGTTACGACAGTTCCAAAGCGTCTCGCGAAGCCGTCGAAGAAATCTTGGCACTCGATTGGGATGCCCAGACCGAGGTCGAACTGCTCAGTGTGGCTCCGATTTACGATTACCTGCTGGGCAACGGATTGTCGACCGCAGCGATCGCCAACGAAGAGGAGATTTTCAAGGAGATGAAGCAGGGCGGCGATCAAATGAAAGATCGCTTGATCGACAAATTGCCCCACACCAAATCGGTGATCATTCATGACCAGCGGGTCGGCGACGCGATCGCCGATCTGGCGGAAAAAAGTGATTCCGATTTGGTCGTCGTCGGTGACTCCGGTCACAGCTTGCTGGACGACTTCCTGCTCGGCAGCACCACGAAGTACGTGTTGCGTCATGCCCCCTGTAGCGTCTGGATCTCCAGACATCACCGCACCAATTCCGGGCAAGACACCGGCGCGACCGACACCGGCGCGACCGACACCGGCGCGACCAATGTCGAGGCGGTCTCCAACGAGGCTTCAGAATGA
- a CDS encoding sugar phosphate nucleotidyltransferase — MQVRKAVITAAAPNQNRIPTQQLVDCQGKDKSALQLILEEVLSCGVEEICLVIRPGDQRSFEQAAGDLVGSLQFVEQSEPVGYADALLRAKGFVAKEPFLHLVGDHLYLSASNLSCAMQLVNVASEFSCSVSAVQSTRENNLPYFGIVSGTRVPRKDGVFEVQRVVEKPTPTRAEQELVTPGLRSGHYLGFFGMHVLTNDIIAALEHVVADPSISKPTLSDGLDVLRSRHKYMAFEVRGTRYNLGIPYGLLISQLAIALSGRDRDRILTELVDLLAQRNAVAVDGGRDA, encoded by the coding sequence AGGTTCGAAAAGCAGTCATCACCGCTGCGGCCCCCAATCAGAATCGTATCCCGACCCAGCAACTGGTCGATTGCCAGGGGAAAGACAAATCCGCGTTGCAGCTGATCCTTGAAGAGGTCCTCTCCTGCGGCGTCGAAGAGATCTGTTTGGTGATCCGCCCGGGCGATCAACGGTCCTTCGAACAGGCCGCCGGCGATCTGGTCGGCAGCCTGCAATTTGTCGAACAATCCGAACCGGTCGGATACGCCGACGCGCTCTTGCGTGCCAAGGGGTTTGTCGCCAAGGAGCCGTTTCTGCATCTGGTCGGCGATCACTTGTATTTGAGCGCGTCGAACCTCTCGTGTGCGATGCAGTTGGTCAACGTGGCCTCGGAGTTTTCTTGTTCGGTCTCGGCCGTCCAATCGACGCGTGAAAACAACCTGCCCTACTTCGGAATCGTCTCGGGCACGCGTGTGCCGCGAAAGGACGGTGTGTTTGAAGTCCAACGGGTGGTGGAAAAACCGACCCCGACACGGGCGGAGCAAGAATTGGTCACGCCGGGGCTTCGATCCGGTCACTACCTGGGCTTCTTCGGTATGCATGTGCTGACCAACGACATCATCGCCGCGTTGGAACACGTCGTCGCGGATCCATCGATCAGCAAGCCGACGTTGTCCGATGGGTTGGACGTGCTTCGTTCGCGACACAAGTACATGGCGTTCGAAGTTCGCGGGACGCGTTACAACTTGGGAATCCCTTATGGGTTGCTGATTTCGCAACTGGCGATTGCACTCTCGGGACGCGATCGCGACCGCATCTTGACCGAGTTGGTGGACTTGTTGGCACAACGCAATGCCGTTGCCGTCGACGGGGGCCGTGACGCATGA
- a CDS encoding DUF3179 domain-containing (seleno)protein has protein sequence MTVDHAGVEQPPLQRSDAVDLIDSTPVVGIEVEDRAIAFVLEKMRDPKAHVVNLHFGQQTSVSVSYCSLVDCVRVLKDDSESPIPLHVGGLDIDNQMVFLLNGKRYGQMSAALPLEDYPYARTTWGAWKQQHPKTRICIPPSRASIEHLKRSTDSAT, from the coding sequence ATGACTGTGGATCATGCTGGAGTCGAACAGCCGCCGCTTCAACGAAGCGATGCCGTCGACTTGATCGATTCCACGCCGGTGGTCGGCATTGAGGTGGAGGACCGAGCGATCGCGTTCGTCCTGGAAAAGATGAGGGATCCCAAGGCGCATGTCGTCAACTTGCATTTCGGACAGCAGACGTCGGTCTCTGTTTCCTACTGTTCTCTGGTCGACTGCGTGCGCGTCTTGAAAGACGACTCGGAATCTCCCATTCCGCTGCACGTCGGCGGTCTGGATATCGACAATCAGATGGTCTTCCTGCTCAACGGCAAACGGTATGGCCAGATGTCAGCGGCCTTGCCGCTGGAGGATTACCCCTATGCGCGCACCACGTGGGGTGCTTGGAAGCAACAGCACCCGAAGACACGCATTTGTATTCCTCCCTCGCGCGCATCGATCGAGCATTTGAAACGCTCGACCGATTCAGCGACTTGA
- a CDS encoding MotA/TolQ/ExbB proton channel family protein, with product MDASPVSNDRLVWMRRDIERRFGFAGARYTRVGSVLPALIAAAITVVLFGSFVAIGSNPIVDMFIRRGWTPPVIVFFSVWSMLILWFKRAKLKLQQKALRLSVMPDQIDFVLSVDRVSEVLHRLYEVCDDPKRFVLLHRIEVGLSNARNLSRVVDLGEILRTQSDHDESVMETSFNLVRGLVWAIPILGFIGTVSGLSIAIGGFGRVLSQTEDPSKLIGALQGVTGGLATAFETTLLALMAALLVQMTMTFQKKQEEEFLDECTEYCQREVLSRIAHSDAGAGTPETNRQPAASGSNQDDEPGFAAVEVVQEGDVDEDAVVIDGPIVLE from the coding sequence GTGGATGCATCGCCGGTCAGCAACGATCGACTCGTTTGGATGCGACGCGACATCGAACGCCGTTTCGGATTCGCGGGCGCACGTTACACACGTGTGGGGAGCGTGTTACCTGCGCTGATCGCCGCTGCGATCACGGTGGTGCTGTTCGGATCGTTCGTCGCGATCGGTTCCAACCCGATCGTGGACATGTTCATTCGACGCGGTTGGACGCCACCGGTGATCGTCTTTTTTTCCGTCTGGTCGATGTTGATTCTGTGGTTCAAACGGGCAAAACTGAAGCTCCAGCAAAAGGCGCTTCGATTGAGCGTGATGCCTGACCAAATCGACTTTGTCTTGTCGGTCGACCGGGTGAGTGAAGTGTTGCATCGCTTGTACGAAGTCTGTGACGATCCGAAACGGTTTGTGCTTTTGCATCGGATCGAAGTCGGGCTGTCCAACGCACGAAACCTGAGTCGCGTGGTCGATCTGGGCGAAATCTTGCGGACGCAATCCGATCACGATGAATCGGTGATGGAAACCAGTTTCAATCTGGTACGCGGGTTGGTGTGGGCGATTCCGATTCTGGGGTTCATCGGGACGGTTTCGGGGCTGTCGATCGCGATCGGCGGGTTTGGACGGGTGCTCAGCCAAACCGAAGACCCGTCGAAATTGATCGGCGCGCTCCAGGGTGTGACCGGCGGACTGGCGACGGCGTTTGAAACGACACTGCTGGCCCTGATGGCTGCGCTGTTGGTCCAGATGACGATGACGTTTCAAAAGAAACAGGAAGAAGAATTTCTTGATGAGTGCACGGAGTATTGTCAGCGCGAAGTGCTGAGCCGCATCGCACATTCCGACGCCGGCGCTGGCACGCCCGAAACGAATCGGCAACCGGCCGCTTCCGGATCGAATCAAGACGACGAGCCGGGGTTTGCCGCGGTCGAAGTGGTCCAGGAAGGGGATGTGGACGAGGACGCGGTCGTTATCGATGGCCCCATCGTGTTGGAGTGA
- a CDS encoding response regulator transcription factor, with protein sequence MSDVMLDGINVTICDWRGHVIWRSGRKPSWKPGDLAWKHLTGESTERAKLAFAKVVTLGEEATLELENKRGQHSREWLWPLDRPDVAVCVLSVLIPSELKTLTDREREVLGLLALGYPTREIAERLDVSASTVHTHLRRSRQKLALPSVESLTGFAARYCHPSAAPLQSISF encoded by the coding sequence ATGTCTGATGTGATGCTGGATGGGATAAATGTCACGATCTGCGACTGGCGAGGCCATGTGATTTGGCGTAGCGGTCGAAAGCCGTCCTGGAAACCGGGTGATTTGGCATGGAAGCATTTGACCGGAGAATCGACCGAGCGGGCCAAGTTGGCCTTTGCCAAGGTCGTCACGCTCGGCGAAGAGGCGACGCTTGAACTGGAAAACAAACGCGGCCAACACTCACGTGAGTGGTTGTGGCCGCTGGATCGCCCGGACGTCGCCGTCTGTGTGTTGTCGGTGCTGATCCCGAGTGAACTGAAAACGCTGACCGATCGAGAGCGAGAGGTTTTGGGGCTGTTGGCGCTGGGCTACCCGACCCGTGAGATCGCGGAACGATTGGACGTCAGCGCGAGCACCGTGCACACGCACCTGAGACGATCGCGACAAAAACTTGCGCTGCCCAGCGTCGAATCACTCACGGGATTTGCCGCCCGATACTGTCATCCGAGCGCGGCCCCGCTGCAGTCGATCTCATTCTGA